The Falco biarmicus isolate bFalBia1 chromosome 1, bFalBia1.pri, whole genome shotgun sequence DNA segment TTGAAAATATACAGCAGGGTTTGTTGCTCTGGTTATGTAGTCAAAACCCCCTTGACCCACACCTTCCATGGGTTTGAACAGTAGTCAGTTAAGCAGACAGGACTACTTTCTTTCAGTCCTTGTACATTTATGCACAAATGTTTGCTTAAATTCCTCAGGCACATCTACTGATAAAGAGGCATTGTCCTTGCCCACACCGGACAAGTTCTTGCACTGAGTAGTTCCCCCATTCACAAGTAAACTCTGGCGAAGTTTTCTGGGATTACTCAAAAAGGGTGATACAGCTCAATGTGGGCAAAGCTGCTTGCATGTAGTCTTTCATCTCGGGTCTACTTCTCAGAAATTGCCAGTGCTCTTGGAGCAACATGACTCTTCTGAACAGAGACCACACAGAACAAGGGTCTGATTCTTAATTTAGACAAAGATTTAAAGCTGTGATCATGTCAAATCTTCTCTATATAAGGCCCCTTCCATCTGCCTCAAGCCTTGAAGGGGCTAATTTCACAGTTCTTGCTCATGAAGAAAAAGGCTGAAGGACAGCAGCACTGAGTTTGCATGCTAGCTAAGTCATATTGTTTGATATTTCAATAACCAACCAATAGTGGTACTGTTcagaaaactggttttgaaaataaaacattaacttCTCACTTCAGACTGAGAGAAAATTTTCTCCACGGTGAAATCAGCAAATGAAGGGTTAAAGATCAGGCGCTTGTTACAATCAATATGGCTTCACAGCAACATTTCATTCTTCCACAATAGAAAAGAGTGAGTGTTTCAACGAGCTCATCAGATGTGATCAAAGACCCAACTGGACACGTTCAAAACTTGAAatatcttttctccttttctttaagCAAAAGCTGCATTGCCTATTTTCCCCTCTATATGCTATTAGCCATCTTACAGTGGAAGCACAACCACAGtgtgagcagcagagctgataACTTTTTATGAAAAGTTAACACCACACAACATGTTACAAACAAATTCCAGTCTTCAGCTATTACAAGAGaacaatgtaattaaaaaaataaatcagcctCATTTTACTTCCTTGAAGCACATTCAGtagttacattaaaaacaattttatagAAATCCTCTGTATTCACTAATTTAGAGGGAAATGCACTTAAAAGGGGGGGTATACTGCACATCTTTATTGATGAATATTACTTTTTATCTAGCTCAAAAGAAATAAGACCCTCTTGAGGCATTGAATCAGATGAGTAACTGTgatgagaaataaattaaaaccacagaaaatgcCTTGGTTTTAAGTATGCTGCTGCACATAGATGTTCAGTATCTGCATCAATCTGTTTTAgacatttggaaatgaaaaacaaaaatagaagcattattttctttacGTTTATAATGACCACAGAACAATTTTCTAgcaaagaaattacttttaaggCACATCAGTCATTCCATTTATACTTCATGTCCACTAAAATGTATCAACTAAATTTCATTTCCATAGACTCCTTGAATTctacaaggaaaaacaaaggggAAGGATTGTGTTTACAGGCAAACAAATCTCATTTCAAAAGCAGTGCAACAGTGAAACTGCTGTGTATCTGCAGACTGGGAAACCACTCTAAACAAGCATGAAGTGAAAAAGCAGACCTTCCTCTTGGTAGGAATGGGTGGGTATCTCTAATGAAGCCATCCAGTAGCTAAGAGGTAGTAGCTATGTACCATATGATGCTTTGGTTGCTCTGGCAATTACATAGTTTCTTCAGATTACACAAACCTGAACTTTTTAGCTACATCGTTACCTACAAATAATAGGAGCTTGTTTCAGCTCTTTTTGatgtaactttaaaaagaattgtCCGttttgcaaaagagaaaatggctTGTAATTTCCTCCTATCGATTGCTATGTTTTCCTCTTATTTATTTGTCTCAGGAATATATTTGTACCAAACCATCTGTTAGTTATAAAGGGATGCTCCTGAAAATAAGTCTTAACATCCTTTCTTTAAGTGCAGATATTTAAACAAAGCTCAAATCTTTTCACAACTCCAAGCCTTATTTCAAGAAAGGAACCAGTAAGTTACGGGCTTGGGATTTTGAAAATGTCTCAGTTGTTTCTTTAGTGAAATCAAGCAAACTTCTAATGTACTTGGTGCAATCATCTGACCCTTACTTCAGCAGAACTTCCACATGAGTTGGCCCTAAAGTTAAATTGTCTATTGAATTAACACCAGAATTGTAGCCACCGACAGCCTCCTTTTCCAGGATTAAGTGAACCAAATGCTTACTATGAACAACTGATGAAACAAAGTGACTGCTCTGTCATTTTTCCATATGCCACCGATTTCAAGAGAAGAGAGGCTACAGACACCTGTCAGAACAGAGGGAGTAAAGAAGGGGATCGCCAATGATTCTCAGGTATAGATTCAGTTTAGCTGTTTCAAGAAGCAAACTGTACGAGATTagattttgttccatttttcaAAGAGCTGTTTACTATGGAAAGGTTTGAGGCAGATGCCAAATCCTGCTGCCTATGGAAGGAGCAATACACATAAAATAGAGTAGTATTTATCCTGCAAACAGAATACAGACCTtgcagcaggacagctggagAAGGGATGTAAATGCTCAGCTGAGTCTTACGCTCAGTATGCACTCAGTGGTGAATGTACAGACACCAGTCCCTATCTCTCATTCTCTTCATTACAGTTTATGACATTTTATAAAGCCATGAGAAATATAGTTTGCTTTAATAACTATTTAAACTCTTCacccctcttcctccccctccccccaacaAAATCCTCTGAAATCATAAACTAGAAATGCaaactggaaaagggaaaaaaagcaacattaatATTAAAGGTTTggaacagcagctgctccttctTTTGAGATTTGTTCATATACCCCACTGACAATCTGCAATGTAtgcttcacattaaaaaaataaatataaaggaCTTAGCTGCTCTAAGATTGTAAATACGAAGGATTTAAAAACCTTAGTGCTGTGGTGATTGCTCTTCCTCTGAAAATCTGCATAGCAGACTGCCTCCAACTGCATGTCTGAGAATGAGAGCAGCACACATCCAGCCTGAGAAAAGCTTTTTTGAGGGGGACCTGAAAAGAggagggggtgggtgggcgGGGGGGAAAGTTCCCCAGGGCACATGCAAGCTGAGCTGGttggaaatttcatttttttcttgtaactcAGAAAATGTTGAGTTcaccaaaatgattttttttttttttttctcactccCTGCTCCAGGACAGCAAGGTACTTAGGACACTGATCTgagagggacagggcaggaatTCACGGGCTGGATGATCCAACAGGGGAAAATAAAGTCATGAGGCACATGTGctctttttcatatttcatgaAAACATGCAAGACTTCCAGGTTTGTCtcactgaaaaatcaaaaattaTGGGAAgataggaaaaaatgtttcccatCCAGCTCTATATGCAAAGACTCctccaaagaaacagaaaaccccaTGCTTACTGTTTGACTTAAGCCCTGTGTAAAATCACCATTCAGAAGGTTTTAACAGTACAAAGGTTTATTTAGAAAAGAGTTTGGGTTgttctttagggttttttggcAAACATTTAAATCCTTTTGTAACTCAAAACACTGTCAGTGCCTGGTACTTTGCACTTTCTTTCCTCACCTAAGAAGTAAAAGCCAATTTCTTGCTGGGACAAGCCCACCATAGGCCCCAGCTGCTCTATTTATAAATACTCAAATctccaccaccactgccacttAGTCCCTTCCTCTAGATGTCTCTACTTGTTTCCCCACAAAATTCCaagcccacaaaagcccactGCCTACCAAACTCAGTGTCTTAGCCTATTTTCCTCTGTGGGCTACCCATGCCCTCTGTTAGGGTTCAAAGACAATCATTCCCTTCCCCATTTACCCATCCACGCTCCAGCACCGCTCCTCCAGCACCGTGTCACCATTCCACACCGCGGTGAATGCCCTCAGCCTCCCTGGCACTATCCCTGTACCCCATAGCATCATTCTGCTCCACCAAGGGGGCGagctctcttccttttctctaaGCCCAAACCCCATgttctcttccctcctttctttttcagcatggagccttctccttctcttttaaCTCTACTCCTGCTCAAGGCAAATCCATGCCTCCAGCTCAGTGCCGGaagttcttcttcttcttcttaaaAAGAATGTGTTTAAAGGACCTGCGGAAGTCTTGGTTGAAGATGGTATAGATGACTGGGTTGAGGGAGCTATTGCAATACCCAATCCAGAAGAAGAACTTGAAGAGCGTCTCGGGGACCTCACATGCCTCCCGGCAAATACCATAGAGGCTGtagctgaagaagaaagggaacCAGCAAACTACAAAGACCCCCATGACCACGGCCAGCACAAAAGTGAAGCGTTTCTCCCGGGCCTGGGTGACTTTCTTACGGCAGATGCTGCTACGCTTCCGGCGACGGCGATATGAGAAGAACTGCATGGAGCGACTGCTGGAGCGGGACAGACGGCTACTGGAGTGCTTGGAGGAATATGAGTAGGAGAAGGACTggctcttgctgctttttcGAGGATGCTCCTCCCGGCTCCGCCTCCGCCTGCTCTCTGAGgtgctgctctcctccagctcaATGTCCTCCAGCTCAGAGGCTTTGCGCCAGTGGTGCACTGAATAATGTCCGTTCTCTCCCAGCTGCATCCTCAGGGACGTGCAGCCGCCGGCAGCGCGGCTCAAGCCATTCTCAGTCTGGGAGGACCCCTCTGGCATTGTCCGCTTCTCAGAGAGGGTCCTGGTCCTTAGCTTGGCCACGCGGTAGATGCGGATATAGACCAACACCATGATGAGGCAAGGGGCAAAGAAAGAGCCAATGCAAGAAGACAGGATGTACCACGTCTCGTCATTGAGCTTGCACTGGGGAAAGACATCTCCCTCGGGGTCCCGGTACATGGAGATCAACGGTGGGAAGGAGATGACAGCCGAAATGAGCCAGACGGTGAGGATGATGGCCTTGATCCGCCGGGGGGTCCGCTTGAGGTTGTACTCCACTGCCTGTGTGACCGACCAGTACCTGTCGAGGCTGATGGCACACAGGTGGACGATGGAGGAGGTGCAGAAGAGCACATCCAGCGCCAGGTAAATGTTACACCAAGCCTTGCCGAAGTACCAGTAATTCATAAGCTCGTTGGCCAAGGAGAAAGGCATGACCAGGGTGGCCACCAGGATGTCCGCGCTGGCCAGGGACACCAGGAAGAGGTTCTGGGGGGCTCTCAGCGCCCGGCTGGTGAGCACAGCTATCACCACCAGCACGTTGCCCACGATGGTGAAGACGATGAGGAAGCCCACCACCGCCGCCAGGCTGGCCACGGCCGCCGGGGAGTAGGGGGAGGGCGGCTGCGGGAGGGCCGAGGCGGACGGCGCGGAGGGGGGCAGCGCCAGGGACTCGTTGGGGGAGCCCAGGCTCG contains these protein-coding regions:
- the ADRA2C gene encoding alpha-2C adrenergic receptor translates to MDLLLVVNTSLGSPNESLALPPSAPSASALPQPPSPYSPAAVASLAAVVGFLIVFTIVGNVLVVIAVLTSRALRAPQNLFLVSLASADILVATLVMPFSLANELMNYWYFGKAWCNIYLALDVLFCTSSIVHLCAISLDRYWSVTQAVEYNLKRTPRRIKAIILTVWLISAVISFPPLISMYRDPEGDVFPQCKLNDETWYILSSCIGSFFAPCLIMVLVYIRIYRVAKLRTRTLSEKRTMPEGSSQTENGLSRAAGGCTSLRMQLGENGHYSVHHWRKASELEDIELEESSTSESRRRRSREEHPRKSSKSQSFSYSYSSKHSSSRLSRSSSRSMQFFSYRRRRKRSSICRKKVTQAREKRFTFVLAVVMGVFVVCWFPFFFSYSLYGICREACEVPETLFKFFFWIGYCNSSLNPVIYTIFNQDFRRSFKHILFKKKKKNFRH